One uncultured Alphaproteobacteria bacterium genomic region harbors:
- a CDS encoding conserved exported hypothetical protein (Evidence 4 : Homologs of previously reported genes of unknown function), translating into MSIRRFGPAAFALVLAGCFEQGPPPIQGYVEGDFVDLGAPTGGRVEAVNVTRGGRVAAGDEVFRLDAAAERAALAQAEAERARATATYENLLSGDRPEEIAVIAAQRDQAAAARRLAETELARQRGLRGTSAELRARLDAAAAEAAQARARVAELDARLAAARLAARDPEIVAARAAAEAAGAALDRARVALADRAAAAPADARVEDVLFQPGEVVAAGQPVARLLPPGNVSVRAYLGAADLGRLPQGSRVALRCAGCPDGATATVAFVSAEAAYAPPILYSRDNRAKLAFLVELKPDAATAARLRPGQPVEIAPP; encoded by the coding sequence ATGAGCATCCGTCGCTTCGGCCCGGCCGCGTTCGCGTTGGTGCTGGCCGGGTGCTTCGAGCAGGGGCCGCCGCCGATCCAGGGCTACGTCGAGGGGGATTTCGTCGACCTCGGCGCGCCGACCGGCGGCCGGGTGGAGGCGGTGAACGTGACGCGCGGCGGCCGGGTCGCGGCGGGGGACGAGGTGTTCCGCCTCGACGCCGCGGCCGAGCGCGCGGCGCTGGCGCAGGCGGAGGCGGAGCGCGCCCGCGCCACCGCGACCTACGAAAACCTGTTGTCCGGCGACCGGCCCGAGGAGATCGCGGTGATCGCCGCGCAGCGCGACCAGGCCGCCGCCGCCCGCCGCCTCGCCGAAACCGAGCTGGCCCGCCAGCGCGGCCTCAGGGGCACTTCGGCGGAGCTTCGCGCCCGCCTCGACGCCGCCGCGGCCGAAGCCGCCCAGGCGCGCGCCCGGGTCGCCGAGCTCGACGCCCGGCTCGCCGCCGCGCGTCTCGCCGCCCGCGATCCCGAGATCGTCGCCGCGCGGGCGGCAGCCGAGGCGGCCGGGGCGGCCCTCGACCGCGCCCGCGTCGCGCTCGCCGACCGCGCCGCCGCCGCACCCGCCGACGCACGGGTCGAGGACGTGCTGTTCCAGCCCGGCGAGGTGGTCGCGGCCGGGCAGCCGGTGGCGCGGTTGCTGCCGCCCGGCAACGTGTCGGTGCGCGCCTATCTCGGCGCGGCGGACCTGGGCCGCCTGCCGCAGGGGAGCCGGGTGGCGCTCCGCTGCGCGGGCTGCCCCGACGGCGCGACGGCGACGGTGGCGTTCGTTTCCGCCGAGGCCGCCTACGCGCCGCCGATCCTCTATTCGCGCGACAATCGCGCCAAGCTCGCGTTCCTGGTCGAACTCAAACCCGACGCCGCGACCGCGGCGCGCCTGCGTCCGGGGCAGCCGGTGGAGATCGCCCCGCCATGA
- a CDS encoding ABC transporter, ATP-binding protein, putative (fragment), whose protein sequence is MTDAIRVTGLTKRFGGRTVVDAVDLTVAEGRIMGFLGPNGSGKTTTIRMLCGLLGIDGGEGEVLGLDIRRDTAAIKRQAGYMTQRFSLYEDMTVGENLDFAARVHGVPERRARVGAALDRMGLGGRRDQLAGHLSGGWKQRLALAATILHKPRLLLLDEPTAGVDPQARREFWDRIHGFAAEGMTVLVSTHYMDEAERCHAIAYIAYGRLLATGTVAEVTRAAGLAAAAVSGGDAELVRRVKALPAVETATAMGAEIHVAGPDAAALAADLDRLAAAEGLAWKTAEPNLEDVFIHLMADNPDPAEARR, encoded by the coding sequence ATGACCGACGCGATCCGCGTGACCGGGCTGACCAAGCGCTTCGGCGGCCGCACGGTGGTGGACGCGGTCGACCTGACGGTGGCGGAAGGGCGGATCATGGGCTTTCTCGGCCCCAACGGTTCGGGCAAGACCACCACCATCCGGATGCTCTGCGGTCTGCTCGGCATCGACGGCGGGGAAGGGGAGGTGCTCGGCCTCGACATCCGCCGCGACACCGCCGCGATCAAGCGGCAGGCGGGCTACATGACGCAGCGCTTCTCGCTCTACGAAGACATGACGGTTGGGGAGAATCTCGATTTCGCCGCGCGCGTCCACGGCGTGCCGGAGCGCCGCGCACGGGTCGGCGCGGCGCTCGACCGGATGGGGCTCGGCGGCCGCCGCGACCAGCTCGCCGGGCATCTGTCGGGCGGCTGGAAGCAACGCCTCGCCCTCGCCGCGACGATCCTCCACAAGCCCCGCCTGCTGCTGCTCGACGAGCCCACCGCCGGGGTCGATCCGCAGGCGCGGCGGGAGTTCTGGGACCGCATCCACGGCTTCGCCGCCGAGGGCATGACGGTGCTGGTTTCGACCCACTACATGGACGAGGCCGAGCGCTGCCACGCGATCGCCTACATCGCCTACGGCAGGCTGCTCGCCACCGGTACCGTGGCCGAGGTCACACGCGCGGCGGGGCTCGCCGCCGCCGCGGTCTCGGGCGGCGATGCCGAGCTGGTGCGGCGGGTCAAGGCGCTGCCCGCGGTCGAAACCGCCACGGCGATGGGGGCGGAGATTCACGTCGCGGGGCCGGACGCGGCGGCGCTCGCCGCCGATCTCGATCGTCTCGCCGCCGCCGAGGGGCTCGCCTGGAAAACCGCCGAGCCGAACCTCGAGGACGTGTTCATCCACCTGATGGCGGACAACCCGGATCCGGCGGAGGCGCGGCGATGA
- a CDS encoding putative ABC transporter (Permease proteine) (Evidence 3 : Function proposed based on presence of conserved amino acid motif, structural feature or limited homology), giving the protein MTFSLSRLFAMVVKELVQIRRDRLTFGMMVGIPLMQLLLFGYAINSDPKHLPAAIRDADHGPVGRAVVAAMQASRYFDVTLLPESEAEAAAILARGDAQFVVSIPPDFSRRVLRGERPGLLVEADATDPAATASALGVLERLSRHAADRDLSGPNARLRQGEPPFELIVHRLYNPEGETAFNIVPGLMGVVLTMTMVIMTCLAVTRERERGTMESLLAMPLTPLEVMLGKILPYVAIGYAQVAFILVAAKLLFAVPMVGDLVLLSAVTVVFIVANLAVGFTFSTLAANQLQAVQMGFFFFLPSIMLSGFMFPFRGMPEWAQVLGEALPLTHFLRVVRGILLKGNGWSEIALDVAAMAAFVLAAGTIAIKRYRMTLD; this is encoded by the coding sequence ATGACCTTCTCCCTCTCCCGCCTGTTCGCGATGGTCGTCAAGGAGCTGGTGCAGATCCGCCGCGACCGGCTGACCTTCGGGATGATGGTGGGAATTCCGCTGATGCAGCTTCTGCTGTTCGGCTATGCCATCAATTCGGACCCCAAGCACCTGCCCGCCGCGATCCGCGACGCCGACCACGGTCCGGTCGGCCGCGCGGTGGTCGCGGCGATGCAGGCGTCGCGCTACTTCGACGTCACCCTGCTGCCGGAAAGCGAGGCGGAGGCGGCGGCGATCCTCGCGCGCGGCGACGCCCAGTTCGTGGTGTCGATCCCGCCCGACTTTTCGCGCCGGGTCCTGCGGGGCGAGCGCCCGGGGTTGCTGGTCGAGGCCGACGCCACCGACCCGGCCGCCACCGCGAGCGCGCTCGGCGTGCTCGAACGCCTGTCGCGGCATGCCGCCGACCGCGACCTTTCCGGCCCCAACGCGCGGCTGCGCCAAGGCGAGCCGCCGTTCGAGCTGATCGTCCATCGCCTGTACAATCCGGAGGGCGAGACCGCGTTCAACATCGTTCCCGGCCTCATGGGCGTGGTGCTGACGATGACGATGGTGATCATGACCTGCCTCGCCGTGACCCGCGAACGCGAGCGCGGCACGATGGAAAGCCTGCTGGCGATGCCGCTCACGCCCCTCGAGGTGATGCTCGGCAAGATCCTGCCCTACGTCGCCATCGGCTACGCCCAGGTGGCGTTCATTCTCGTCGCCGCGAAGCTGCTGTTCGCGGTGCCGATGGTCGGCGATCTCGTCCTGCTGTCCGCCGTCACCGTCGTCTTCATCGTCGCCAATCTCGCGGTCGGCTTCACCTTCTCCACCCTCGCCGCCAACCAGCTGCAGGCGGTGCAGATGGGGTTCTTCTTCTTTCTGCCCTCGATCATGCTGTCGGGGTTCATGTTCCCGTTCCGCGGCATGCCGGAGTGGGCGCAGGTGCTCGGCGAGGCGCTGCCGCTCACCCATTTCCTCCGCGTCGTCCGCGGCATTCTCCTCAAGGGCAACGGCTGGAGCGAGATCGCGCTCGACGTCGCCGCGATGGCGGCGTTCGTGCTCGCCGCGGGTACGATTGCAATCAAACGTTACCGCATGACTCTCGACTAG
- a CDS encoding putative Propeptide, PepSY amd peptidase M4 (Evidence 3 : Function proposed based on presence of conserved amino acid motif, structural feature or limited homology), with translation MFRIGLALALALFAAAPARADETAALPEGEVLPLAEVIERIMPAIEGELGASRLVKEGGRWVYVIGVFDAEGRPQEMHVDAASAIILAVRPGR, from the coding sequence ATGTTCCGGATCGGCCTGGCCCTTGCTTTGGCACTGTTCGCCGCCGCGCCCGCGCGCGCCGACGAAACCGCGGCGTTGCCCGAGGGCGAGGTGCTGCCCCTTGCCGAGGTGATCGAGCGGATCATGCCCGCGATCGAGGGCGAACTCGGCGCGAGCCGCCTGGTCAAGGAGGGCGGGCGCTGGGTCTACGTCATCGGCGTGTTCGACGCCGAAGGCCGCCCCCAGGAGATGCACGTCGACGCCGCCTCCGCGATCATCCTCGCGGTCCGACCCGGGCGCTGA
- a CDS encoding TrkA domain protein, translating to MPDISPLTPDMLIAFLVMAGVFALFVRDRLPAHVSAMAAMAVLLVAGVIDTNDALGVFSNSATATIACMCILSAALERTGVIDALGSRLIDLAGRNRLATVAAMMAGVGGVSAFMNNTPVVIIMAPVVVAVARTLKDSPSKYLIPLSYMAILGGTCTLIGTSTNILTDGIATQNGQAPFSMFEITPAAAIMALAGAAFLMTVGRRLLPTRELLDTEILAEAPRTRYVAEAVIPEGSHLIGKTLNEVMFTSEEGYQVLDLIRERRSSRTRLAGLLEAMRSEDDEDDERPMSTMRDLPLQAGDRLVFRSDKAELMELKDSAGITFDIEGSTETYRSLKPRQTGVREGVIGPNSRFIGRVPVDLRLRRHYDSYIIAVSRDRRNVTALDNFRLRHGDVLLFDGPTDELDRLFAQEEILPVTHFQTRPLQPVKAAVTVAVIVAVVGLSALEVMPIAGLAIAGAVAAILAGCVTVQRAYESIEWPILMLIFGMLAVSAAMEKSGAAKLVVELVTGSAKDFGPIAILAAVYLLTSLLTEALSNNACAVLITPIVIGIAEQAGLNPRALVVAVMLGSSASFATPIGYQTNTYVYNIGNYRFADFLRIGLPMNLMMLAIAVLVIPLFWPLTP from the coding sequence TTGCCCGACATCTCGCCGCTCACGCCCGACATGCTGATCGCCTTCCTGGTAATGGCGGGGGTGTTCGCGCTGTTCGTGCGCGACCGCCTGCCCGCCCACGTTTCGGCGATGGCGGCGATGGCGGTGCTGCTGGTCGCGGGGGTAATCGACACCAACGACGCGCTCGGCGTGTTCTCCAATTCGGCGACCGCGACGATCGCCTGCATGTGCATCCTCTCCGCCGCGCTCGAACGCACCGGCGTGATCGACGCCCTGGGCAGCCGCCTGATCGACCTCGCCGGGCGCAACCGCCTCGCCACGGTGGCGGCGATGATGGCGGGGGTCGGCGGCGTCTCGGCGTTCATGAACAACACCCCGGTGGTGATCATCATGGCGCCGGTGGTGGTGGCGGTGGCGCGCACGCTCAAGGACAGCCCGTCGAAGTACCTGATTCCGCTGTCCTACATGGCGATCCTCGGCGGCACCTGCACGCTCATCGGCACCTCCACCAACATCCTCACCGACGGCATCGCGACGCAGAACGGCCAAGCGCCTTTCAGCATGTTCGAGATCACCCCGGCGGCGGCGATCATGGCGCTGGCGGGCGCGGCGTTCCTGATGACCGTGGGCCGCCGCCTGTTGCCCACGCGCGAGCTTCTCGACACCGAGATCCTCGCCGAGGCTCCCCGCACCCGCTACGTCGCCGAGGCGGTGATTCCCGAGGGATCGCACCTGATCGGCAAGACCCTCAACGAGGTGATGTTCACCTCCGAGGAGGGCTATCAGGTGCTCGACCTGATCCGCGAGCGCCGCAGCAGCCGCACCCGCCTCGCCGGGCTGCTGGAGGCGATGCGTTCCGAGGACGACGAAGACGACGAGCGCCCGATGTCGACGATGCGCGACCTGCCGCTTCAGGCCGGCGACCGGCTGGTGTTCCGCTCCGACAAGGCGGAGCTGATGGAGCTCAAGGACAGCGCCGGGATCACCTTCGACATCGAGGGCAGCACCGAGACCTACCGCTCGCTCAAGCCGCGCCAGACCGGCGTGCGCGAGGGCGTGATCGGCCCCAACTCGCGCTTCATCGGCCGGGTTCCGGTCGATCTGCGGCTGCGGCGGCACTACGACAGCTACATCATCGCGGTCAGCCGCGACCGCCGCAACGTCACCGCGCTCGACAACTTCCGCCTGCGGCACGGCGACGTGCTGCTGTTCGACGGCCCCACCGACGAACTCGACCGGCTGTTCGCGCAGGAGGAAATCCTGCCGGTGACGCACTTCCAGACCCGACCGCTGCAACCCGTCAAGGCGGCGGTCACGGTGGCGGTGATCGTCGCCGTCGTCGGCCTCTCGGCGCTCGAGGTGATGCCGATCGCCGGACTCGCGATCGCGGGCGCGGTGGCGGCGATCCTCGCCGGATGCGTGACCGTGCAGCGCGCCTACGAGTCCATCGAGTGGCCGATCCTGATGCTGATCTTCGGCATGCTCGCGGTCTCGGCGGCGATGGAGAAGTCCGGCGCGGCGAAGCTGGTGGTCGAGCTGGTGACGGGATCCGCCAAGGATTTCGGCCCGATCGCGATACTGGCGGCGGTGTATCTTCTCACCTCGCTGCTCACCGAGGCGCTCTCCAACAACGCCTGCGCGGTGCTGATCACGCCGATCGTGATCGGCATCGCCGAGCAGGCGGGGCTCAATCCGCGCGCGCTGGTGGTCGCGGTGATGCTCGGCTCGTCGGCCAGCTTCGCGACGCCGATCGGCTACCAGACCAACACCTACGTCTACAACATCGGCAACTACCGCTTCGCCGACTTCCTCAGGATCGGCCTGCCGATGAACCTGATGATGCTGGCGATCGCGGTGCTGGTGATCCCGCTGTTCTGGCCGCTGACGCCGTAG
- the mmsA gene encoding Methylmalonate-semialdehyde dehydrogenase (acylating) — MTVETQSLPLIGHFVGGRAVPEAARTQPVYDPALGHPVAEVALASAAEVDAAVEIASLAFPAWAATPPAKRAQVMFRFKALLERDADRICAAIAREHGKTVDDARGELIRGIEVVEYACGAGQLLKGEHSRDVGPGIDAWSELRPLGVVAGITPFNFPAMVPMWMFPMALMCGNAFVLKPSERDPSASLILATLLAEAGLPDGVFNVVQGGKEAVDALLANPRVKAVSFVGSTPVAEAIYRAGTAAGKRVQALGGAKNHAVVMPDADMDAAVPAMIGAAYGSAGERCMALSVAVCVGDAAADALIARLEPAMAAIKVGACSQPGIDMGPVITAESRARIAGYIAQAEADGATVVVDGRDVAVEGHPHGFFVGPCLIDRVEPGMSVYTDEIFGPVLCVVRVETLNRAIALINAHEFGNGTCIFTRDGEAARDFADRVEVGMVGVNVPLPVPVAYHSFGGWKRSLFGDLHVYGPDAVRFYTRKKAITQRWPASGIAEETQFAFPSHGR, encoded by the coding sequence ATGACCGTCGAAACCCAGTCCCTGCCGCTGATCGGCCATTTCGTCGGCGGCCGCGCGGTGCCCGAGGCCGCCCGCACCCAGCCGGTCTACGACCCCGCGCTCGGCCACCCGGTGGCCGAGGTCGCGCTCGCCTCCGCCGCCGAGGTCGACGCGGCGGTCGAGATCGCGAGCCTCGCCTTCCCCGCCTGGGCGGCGACGCCGCCCGCCAAGCGCGCGCAGGTGATGTTCCGCTTCAAGGCGCTGCTGGAGCGCGACGCCGACCGCATCTGCGCGGCGATCGCGCGCGAGCACGGCAAGACCGTCGACGACGCCCGCGGCGAGCTGATCCGCGGCATCGAGGTGGTGGAATACGCCTGCGGCGCGGGTCAGCTCCTCAAGGGCGAGCACTCCCGCGACGTCGGCCCCGGCATCGACGCCTGGAGCGAACTGCGGCCGCTCGGCGTGGTCGCGGGAATCACGCCGTTCAACTTCCCGGCGATGGTGCCGATGTGGATGTTCCCGATGGCGCTGATGTGCGGCAACGCCTTCGTCCTCAAGCCGTCGGAGCGCGATCCCTCGGCGTCGCTGATCCTCGCCACGCTGCTCGCCGAGGCGGGCCTGCCGGACGGCGTGTTCAACGTCGTCCAGGGCGGCAAGGAAGCGGTGGACGCACTGCTCGCGAACCCGCGGGTCAAGGCGGTGAGCTTCGTCGGTTCGACGCCGGTCGCCGAGGCGATCTATCGCGCCGGAACCGCCGCGGGCAAGCGCGTCCAGGCGCTCGGCGGCGCCAAGAACCACGCGGTGGTGATGCCCGACGCCGACATGGACGCCGCGGTTCCGGCGATGATCGGCGCGGCCTACGGCTCAGCGGGCGAGCGCTGCATGGCGCTTTCGGTGGCGGTGTGCGTCGGCGACGCCGCGGCGGACGCGCTGATCGCGCGCCTCGAACCGGCGATGGCGGCGATCAAGGTCGGCGCGTGCAGCCAGCCCGGCATCGACATGGGGCCGGTGATCACCGCCGAAAGCCGGGCGCGGATCGCGGGCTACATCGCCCAGGCCGAGGCCGACGGCGCGACCGTCGTGGTCGACGGCCGCGACGTGGCGGTCGAAGGGCATCCGCACGGCTTCTTCGTCGGGCCGTGCCTGATCGACCGGGTCGAGCCCGGCATGAGCGTGTACACCGACGAGATCTTCGGGCCGGTGCTGTGCGTGGTGCGGGTGGAAACCCTGAACCGGGCGATCGCGCTGATCAACGCCCACGAGTTCGGCAACGGCACCTGCATCTTCACCCGCGACGGCGAGGCGGCGCGCGACTTCGCCGACCGCGTCGAGGTCGGCATGGTGGGCGTCAACGTGCCGCTGCCGGTGCCGGTGGCGTACCATTCGTTCGGCGGCTGGAAGCGGTCGCTGTTCGGCGACCTCCACGTCTACGGGCCGGACGCGGTGCGCTTCTACACCCGCAAGAAGGCGATCACCCAGCGGTGGCCCGCCTCGGGAATCGCCGAAGAGACGCAGTTCGCCTTCCCCTCCCACGGGCGCTGA
- a CDS encoding Omega-amino acid--pyruvate aminotransferase, giving the protein MTQTTTMPNDLSAHWMPFTGNRWFKAHPRMIASAKGCHYTTADGRTLVDGLSGLWCCGAGHARPEIAEAIGRQATQLDYAPGFQVGQPLAFTLATRLAELAPGDLNHVFFTNSGSESADTAIKMARGYWRVKGEPNRSKVIGRVKAYHGVNFGGMSVGGIAGNRKMFGAGIDADHLPHTLLAANAFSKGLPDKGVEKADELEDIIALHDASTIAAVILEPLSGSAGVILPPKGYMQRIREICDKYGILLIFDEVITGFGRTGRMFGAEALGVTPDLMTVAKMLTNGTVPMGAVFASDRVYDTFMENGGPEYAIEFPHGYTYSGHPIACAAALATLDVIETDGLVGRAAALAPYFEDAIHSLKGLPHVEDIRNFGLAGAVQLEELPGQPAKRAFDAFQACWDKGAYVRCGGNTLQFAPAFVAEKTDIDRLFGIVAEVLKSQA; this is encoded by the coding sequence ATGACGCAGACGACGACGATGCCGAACGATCTCTCCGCCCACTGGATGCCGTTCACCGGCAACCGCTGGTTCAAGGCGCACCCGCGGATGATCGCGTCGGCGAAGGGTTGCCACTACACCACCGCCGACGGACGCACCCTGGTGGACGGCCTCTCCGGCCTATGGTGCTGCGGCGCGGGCCACGCCCGCCCCGAGATCGCCGAGGCGATCGGGCGGCAGGCGACGCAGCTCGACTACGCGCCCGGCTTCCAGGTCGGCCAACCGCTCGCGTTCACGCTCGCGACCCGCCTCGCCGAACTGGCGCCGGGCGACCTCAACCACGTGTTCTTCACCAACTCCGGTTCGGAATCCGCCGATACCGCGATCAAGATGGCGCGCGGCTATTGGCGGGTGAAGGGCGAGCCCAACCGCAGCAAGGTGATCGGCCGGGTGAAGGCGTATCACGGCGTCAACTTCGGCGGCATGAGCGTCGGCGGCATCGCCGGCAACCGCAAGATGTTCGGCGCGGGCATCGACGCCGACCATCTGCCGCACACCCTGCTCGCCGCCAACGCGTTTTCGAAGGGGCTGCCGGACAAGGGCGTGGAGAAGGCCGACGAACTCGAAGACATCATCGCCCTGCACGACGCCTCGACGATCGCGGCGGTGATCCTCGAACCGCTGTCGGGCTCGGCCGGGGTGATCCTGCCGCCCAAGGGTTACATGCAGCGGATCCGCGAGATCTGCGACAAGTACGGCATCCTCCTGATCTTCGACGAAGTGATCACCGGCTTCGGCCGCACCGGCCGGATGTTCGGCGCGGAGGCCCTCGGCGTCACCCCCGACCTGATGACGGTGGCGAAGATGCTCACCAACGGCACCGTGCCGATGGGCGCGGTGTTCGCCTCCGACCGCGTCTACGACACCTTCATGGAGAACGGCGGGCCGGAGTACGCCATCGAGTTCCCGCACGGCTACACCTATTCGGGCCACCCGATCGCCTGCGCCGCCGCGCTGGCGACCCTCGACGTGATCGAGACCGACGGCCTCGTCGGCCGCGCCGCCGCGCTCGCGCCGTATTTCGAGGACGCGATCCATTCGCTCAAGGGCTTGCCCCACGTCGAGGACATCCGCAACTTCGGCCTCGCGGGCGCGGTGCAGCTCGAAGAGCTTCCCGGACAGCCCGCGAAGCGCGCGTTCGACGCCTTTCAGGCCTGCTGGGACAAGGGCGCATACGTCCGCTGCGGCGGCAACACCCTGCAATTCGCCCCGGCGTTCGTGGCCGAAAAGACCGACATCGACCGCCTGTTCGGCATCGTCGCCGAAGTTCTCAAGTCTCAAGCGTAG
- a CDS encoding Transcriptional regulator, LysR family, with protein MARPAFRVGTVGDTDLRLLRVFRTVVERGGFAQAEAELNVTRSAISLSIADLEKRLGLRLCRRGRAGFALTDEGRRVYDALVRLLTGVETFRAEVHAIHARLSGELAIGLIDNLVTMPRMRVTNALTALKRRGPGVAIRIRMAPPSDVERGVLDGRLHVGVIPELRRLQGLDYQALYQEEAHLYCAAAHPLFARADAEISIDDIAAADAVMPAHAPAEEIGPLLHRLTSTATATDREGVAFLILTGLYVGFLPDHVAAQWVGQGRMRPIRPDLTGYRTRYAVITRKGGRPNMVLETFMEEVARSPET; from the coding sequence ATGGCCCGCCCCGCCTTCCGCGTCGGCACCGTCGGCGATACCGATCTCCGGCTTCTGCGGGTGTTCCGCACCGTCGTCGAACGCGGCGGCTTCGCTCAGGCGGAGGCCGAGCTCAACGTCACCCGGTCGGCGATCTCGCTCTCCATCGCCGATCTCGAAAAGCGATTGGGGCTGCGGCTGTGCCGCCGCGGCCGCGCCGGGTTCGCGCTCACCGACGAGGGCCGCCGGGTGTACGACGCGCTGGTGCGGCTGCTCACCGGCGTCGAGACCTTCCGCGCCGAGGTCCACGCGATCCACGCGCGGCTTTCGGGCGAACTCGCGATCGGCTTGATCGACAACCTCGTGACGATGCCGCGGATGCGCGTCACCAACGCGCTCACCGCGCTCAAGCGCCGTGGCCCCGGCGTCGCCATCCGCATCCGCATGGCGCCGCCGTCGGACGTCGAGCGAGGGGTGCTCGACGGCCGCCTGCACGTCGGCGTGATCCCCGAGCTGCGGCGGCTCCAGGGTCTCGACTACCAAGCCCTCTATCAGGAGGAAGCCCATCTCTATTGCGCCGCCGCGCATCCGCTGTTCGCCCGTGCGGACGCGGAGATCTCCATCGACGACATCGCCGCTGCCGACGCGGTGATGCCCGCCCATGCTCCGGCCGAGGAGATCGGGCCGTTGCTGCATCGCCTGACCTCCACCGCCACCGCCACCGACCGCGAGGGCGTGGCGTTTCTGATCCTGACCGGGCTCTACGTCGGCTTTCTGCCCGACCACGTGGCGGCGCAGTGGGTGGGGCAGGGGCGGATGCGTCCGATTCGTCCGGACCTCACCGGCTATCGCACTCGTTATGCGGTCATCACCCGGAAGGGTGGTCGCCCCAACATGGTATTGGAGACGTTTATGGAAGAGGTCGCCCGCTCGCCGGAAACCTAG